From the Phyllobacterium sp. T1293 genome, the window ATAAAGCGGAAATTATCCATATCGAACTCGCGATGGACAACCGCATCGCTGCCACCGCGCGATAACTTGATGATGGCGCGCTGCCGTTTTTTCGATTCGATGTGCGCGCCGCTCCAGATCCAGTCATCGTCCTCTGATCTGGCGAGCGCATCAATGTCGAGGAGAAGCTCCCATTCCGGCTCTGGCGTTTTATAGGACGCCATGGTGGTGCGGCGCCACAGGCCGCGTGGGTTCTGTTCATCCTGCCAGACATTGTAGAGATAGTTGCCGCGGCGGGCGACCATCGGAATCTTGTCTGGCCTGTTCAGAATTGCGGTCAGAACATCGCGATCCTGCTCGAATTGCTGGCCACCAAAACGCTGCAAGGTGGCTGCGGATTGCCGGGCAACCCATTCAAGCGGCTTGGCCCCTTCGATTTCCTCGAGCCAGATATGTGGATCATCATCGGGGGCGTCGACAGTCGGGCGGATATCTTGAACGGTCATGAGCTTCACTTCCTTGAGAATCTGCCGAGCAGTCTGGTGAAAGTGAGGCGTTTTGCAATGCCTCAAAGGATCAATTTCGATGCCAGTAAAAAAACGCGCCGGCATTCATGCCGACGCGATTTGATTTATACGGTGTGGTGCCAGCCCTAATGGGCAGGCGCTTCCGTGGGCGTCTCCACAGCCGCTTTCTTGCGCCCGATGGAGCGGAGTGCGACGTAGAACACCGGCGTCAGGAACAGACCGAAGAATGTCACGCCAAGCATGCCGGAGAACACAGCCGTACCCAGTGATTGACGCATTTCTGCGCCGGGGCCTTGGGCAATCATCAGCGGCACGACACCGAAGATGAAGGCGAAAGCTGTCATCAGGATCGGACGCAGACGCTGACGGCTGGCTTCAATGGCCGCTTCAACGGGACTGGAACCTTCCGCCTGATGCTGGCGGGCGAATTCCACGATCAGGATCGCGTTTTTCGCCGCCAGACCAATCAGAACCACAAGGCCGATCTGGGTCAGGATATTATTATCCATTCCTCGCAAGAACACGCCTATCAGCGCGGCCAGAACCGCCAATGGGACAATCAGGATGATCGCCAGTGGCAGGACCCAGCTTTCATACTGGGCGGCGAGTGCAAGGAAGACGAACACGACCGAAAGCCCGAAGATCAGGATTGCGGTATTACCTGTCTGCCTTTCCTGCAGCGAAAGTTCTGTCCACTGGAAGGTTGTTCCGGCGGGCAGGGTCTTGGCTGCCAATGCCTCCATCTTGTCAAGCGCGGAACCGGAGGAAACACCGGGTGCAGCATTACCCTGTAGCGGCACCGATACATACATGTTGTATCGCTGCACGAGCGAGGGACCGTTTGTGTCCTTGATTTCAATGAGCGTGCCAAGTGGAACCAGTGCGCCCGTGGCCGAGCGTACTTTCAGTGCAAGAATATCAGTCCGATCCAGCCGGTATTGCTGGTCGGCCTGCGCCCGCACCTGATAAACACGGCCGAAGGCGTTGAAATCATTGACATAGGACGTGCCAAGATTGGTCGAGAGCGTTTCAAAGATGTTCGGTATAGGCACGTTGAGCGCCTGTGCCTTGTCTCTGTCGATCTCGAGGAAGTATTGCGGGCTATTGGCGGAGAAAGTGGTGTAGACGCCTGTTAGTCCCGGTGTCTGGTTGGCTTCGCCCATCATCTGATAGGCAAGGCCGAGAACACGGCGCATGTCCGAACTGTCGCGATCCAGAAGCTGCATCTTGAAGCCACCGGCATTACCGACGCCGCGAATTGGCGGTGGCGGTACGGCGATGATGAAGGCTTCCTGAATACTCTGCAGACTTCCATAGATCTGCCTGATGATCGAATCACCAGTCTGGCCATTCTTGATCCGGTCAGCAAAGGGCTGGAACGGAGCAAAGACCACGCCGGAGTTCGATGCGTTGGTGAAGGTCGCACCGTTGAAACCCGCAAAGGCCACGGCGTTGCGGACACCCGGAACGCCCCGGATGATCTTGGATGCCTTTTCAATAACCGCGTCGGTGCGGGCGAGGGATGCACCGTCAGGAAGCTGGACGACCACAATGGCGTAGCCCTGATCCATGGGCGGAACGAAGCCGCGTGGGATCGTATTGGCCATGAACCATGTGGCACCGAGCAAGCCGACAAATACGAGCAGGGACGCGCCTATGCCAACCCACGATCCAACCAGACGCCGAACGATCCACGAATAGCCGTTCGCCATCTTGTCGAAGCCAGTGTTGAAACCATTGGCGAGCATTCGCCCGAAACGTGCCGCGGGATTGTTCGACAGCGCATGGTTATGCGGCCGCAGCACGATCGCTGCCAGAGCAGGCGAAAGTGTCAGCGAGTTAAGCGCCGAAATGGCCGTCGCAGCCGAGATGGTCACGGCAAACTGGATATAGAACTGACCAGAGATGCCGGGAATGAAGGCTGTTGGCGCAAACACCGCAATCAACACCAGCGAAATGGCGATAACCGCAGTTCCGACCTCATCCATGGTTATGTGGGAGGCTTCTTTCGGACTCATGCCCGCCGCTAGGTTTCGCTCGACATTTTCGACAACCACGATGGCATCATCAACCACGATACCGATGGCGAGCACCAGACCAAACAAAGTGAGCATATTCAGCGAGAAGCCGAATGCCGAGAGTATGGCAAAGGTGCCGATCAGCGAGACTGGGATTGCAACGATAGGGATGATTGCCGTCCGCCAGGATTGCAGGAAGACAAGCACAACCAGTGCCACGAGGATGACGGCTTCGAAGATCGTCTTGTAAACATCGGAAATCGATTCAGAGATGAATTCCGTTGGATCATAAACGATGTCGTATTTCAGGCCCGGAGGGAAATCCTTGGAAAGTTCCTCCATGGTCGAGCGGATTGTTTCTGCGGCGGCGAGGGCATTGGTGCCGGGGCGGCTGAAAATACCCAGCGCAACGGCAGGACTGCCATCGAGATAGCTGTTCGTCACATAGTCTTTCGCACCAAGCTCGATGCGGGCGACGTCCTGCAACTGTACAAGACGGCCATCACCGCTTGTCTTGACGATGACGTAGCGGAACTGACGGGCATCACTGAAACGGCCCTGCATGGTCACTGTGTACTGGAAGGCATTGGTGCCCGATGTTGGCGGTCCGCCGATAGCACCACCATTGACCTGTACGTTCTGGTCACGCAGTGCCTGAACCACATCAGCGGATGTCATGCTGTAGGCGGCCAGCTTTTGCGGATCGAGCCAGATACGCATGGAGTATTGGCGTTCACCGAAGATGGTAACTTCACCAACACCGTCGAGCCGCAGCAGAACGTCGCGGATACGGGTGTTGGCATAGTTGGACGCATAAAGCTGGTCGTAACGATTATCAGGCGAGAGCACGTGTACGACCATCATCAGATCGGGCGAGCTTTTCGTCGTGGTGATACCGTTGCGCTGCACGTCCTGCGGCAATTGCGGTACGGCAATGGCAACGCGGTTCTGCACCAGAACCTGCGCCTTATCGAGATCCGTGCCAAGCTTGAAGGTGATCGTCAGCGCCATTGAGCCGTCAGCGGTCGAGTAGGAGGACATATAAAGCATGTCCTCGACGCCGTTGATCTGCTGCTCGATGGGGGTAGCGACCGTATTGGCGATGGTTTCGGCATCAGCACCGGGATAGGCGGTGCGGACAACGATGGTTGGTGGTGCGATTTCAGGATATTGGGCAACGGGAAGCTGAGTATAGGCGATACCGCCGACAATCAGCAGCACAATGGACAGAACCGACGCAAAGATCGGTCTGTCGATGAAAAAATGCGCAAACCTCATTGGCCTGCCTCCGCGCCCTTAACCTCCGGCGGAAGCTCGACGAGTTCAGGCTTGACCTTGATGCCGGGACGTATGCGCATCAGGCCGTTGACAACAATGGTTTCATCACCCTTCAGGCCGCTGCGGATAACCCGGTAGCCGTAAAGTTTCGGTCCGAGGCGAACTGGTTTTGTGGTGACGGTTTCGTCAGCATTGACCACATAGACAACGCGTTCATTCTGGTCGGAGCCAACGGCTTCGTCAGGTACGAGCGTGCCCTTATATGTGTTCGAGGCAGCCACTTCGACGCGCCCAAAAAGGCCGGGTTGAAGAATGAACTTGGGATTGTCGAAGCGCGCACGCACGCGCATTGTTCCTGTGGCGTCATCGAGCCGGTTCTCGGCAAAATCGAGTTTGCCCTTGAATGGCTGTTCGTTCGAATCGGTCAGCCTGACGGTGACTTCAAGACCGCCACCGCCTTCCTGCAGATTGGCGCCGTTTTCACGGGCTGTCTTCGAATAGGACAACAGGTTGCGCTCATCCACGTCGAAGTAGAAATCGATCGGATCAAGCGAAACGATAGATGTCAGGATTGTATTGTTGGCATTGACCAGATTGCCGACCGAAATGAGCCGGCGGTCAATACGGCCATCCTGCGGGGCGGTGATCTGCGTATAGTTGAGGTTGAGCTGGGCTGCATCCACGGCAGCCTGTGCGCCAACCACACTCGCCTGACCGGCGAGAAACGCCCGCCGCTGGTCATCCAGCGTCGATACGGACAATGTACCACTTCCGGTCAGCGATTGTGTCCGCTTGAACTGTGCTTCCGCATAGGTTTCCGTGGTCTTGGCAACTTCCAGCGCGGATTGTGCCTGAGCCAGCGCGGATATATATGGCCGCTGGTCGATGGTGAAAAGCGGATCACCCTTTTTGACCAGAGCACCGTCCTTGAAGTGGACAGTATCGAGGTAGCCATCAACACGCGACCGGACAGAAACCTGATCGACGGCTTCAAAGCGGCCGATGAATTCATCGCTGTCGATGACGTCGCGCACGACAGGTTTTGCTACGGTGACTGTCGGAGGCGGGGGAGCATTTTGCGCCAGCACCGGCAAGGCGGTCGTGAGCGCAAGTGCAAAGCCGAGGGTGAGTGTAGAAAGAGAGTTCCGTGACAAGGGCAGGCCTCCATGACGATCAGACTTCCGTGCCTCGTGAGATGCGATTGCCTCTCCGTCCGCGCCGGTGATTCATCTTATGGCTACGAGTCAGATGAGCACTGACCAGAACAGCTGGAACGCTGGTGCCGCAGATAAACAAGTCAATTTCTCAGATTGTATCGATTTAATACTTAGTCTCGATAGGGACCAGCGCAAGGGCAGTTCCAAAATTCCGTATGGTGTATTTCCAGTATGGCTATCGATGGTCCCCACGCATCAAGATTTGCACAGTTGCACATGGTTGTCATCAGACAAATATTTCACTTCTTTTTGTGATCATGAAAGCGCCAGACTTGTGTGCAGGAGTTCAGGCGCACCGGCGCGGATTTTCAAATCGCATAGGGCTGTGCCATTGATTTTTGTACGCAGTGCAAGTAAATGGAGCCACCAATCGGTAAGGGTGCAATTTCTTCCGCGGCTTTGTGGCATATTCTGTGATATGAATTTTGACACAAATAACGGGCCGAAAAAGAAATAAAGCAATAAAATCAACGTAGATGGTCAGGGCATGGCTCGCCCCATCTGCACCAGAAGCCACGATGGCAGACAGTTTTTCTCCCGCAATTTGGCTAATAGGCCGGCGACGGCGGGACAAATGTTAAAAAAGTGAAGGTTTGGACATGCAGGTTACTGAAACGCTCAATGAAGGGCTGAAGCGCGAGATCAAGGTCGTCGTTCCGGCCAAGGATCTGGAAGCAAAGCTTTCCGAACGCCTCCAAGGTGCCAGCGCCAAGGCGCGCATCAATGGCTTCCGCCCCGGCAAAGTGCCGCTCAATCACCTGCGCAAGATGTACGGCAAGTCCTTCATGGCTGAAGTCGTCAACGAGATCCTCAGCGATTCCTCGCGCACGATCCTTGCTGACCGCAATGAAAAGTCCGCTACCCAGCCAGAAGTCGCAATGACTGAAGACGAGAAGGAAGCAGACAAGGTTCTGAACGGCGAAGCCGATTTCGAATTCACGCTGAACTACGAAGTTCTGCCAGCGATCGAACTCAAGGACGCTTCCAAGATCTCCATCACACGCGAAGTCGTTGATGTTACGGATGCGGAAGTTGAAGAGCAGGTCAAGCGCGTTGCAAGCTCTGCCCAGACTTTTGAGCCCAAGAAGGGCAAGGCCGAAACCGGCGACCGCGTGACCATGGATTATCTCGGCAAGATCGACGGCGAACCGTTCGATGGCGGCGCTGATACCGATGCAACGCTGATCCTCGGCTCGGGCCAGTTCATTCCCGGCTTTGAAGATCAGCTCGTTGGCACCAAGGCTGGTGACGAAAAGCAGATCAAGGTGACGTTCCCGGCTGAATATGGTGCGGCGCATCTGGCAGGCAAGGACGCAACCTTCGACATCACTGTCAAGGAAATCGGCAAGCCCGGCGAACTCGAAATCAACGACGAAACCGCCAAGAAGCTCGGCATTGAAAGCGCCGATCGTCTGCGTCAGGTTATCCGTGAGCAGATCGAAAGCCAGTACGGCTCATTCACCCGCCAGAAGGTCAAGCGTCAGATTCTCGATGCGCTCGATGGTGAGTACCAGTTCGAATCGCCAGAACGTCTGATCAACGCCGAGTTCAACAACATCTGGGCACAGATCGGTCAGGACCTGCAGCAGGCTGGCAAGACTTTTGAAGACGAAGACACAACGGAAGAAGCAGCGCGCGAAGAATATCGCAAGCTGGCTGAACGCCGTGTTCGTCTTGGTCTCGTTCTCTCCGAAATCGGCAACAAGGCCGGTATTGAAGTGACAGAAGAAGAATTGCAGCGCGCCGTTTACGATCAGGTTCGTCAGTATCCCGGTCAGGAACAGCAGATTTACGAATTCTTCCGCAAGACACCGGAAGCAATCAACAATCTCCGCGCTCCGATTTTTGAAGAAAAGGTTGTCGATCACCTTCTCTCGTCCATCAATGTCACCGACAAGAAGGTGACGAAGGAAGAGCTGATG encodes:
- a CDS encoding efflux RND transporter permease subunit — its product is MRFAHFFIDRPIFASVLSIVLLIVGGIAYTQLPVAQYPEIAPPTIVVRTAYPGADAETIANTVATPIEQQINGVEDMLYMSSYSTADGSMALTITFKLGTDLDKAQVLVQNRVAIAVPQLPQDVQRNGITTTKSSPDLMMVVHVLSPDNRYDQLYASNYANTRIRDVLLRLDGVGEVTIFGERQYSMRIWLDPQKLAAYSMTSADVVQALRDQNVQVNGGAIGGPPTSGTNAFQYTVTMQGRFSDARQFRYVIVKTSGDGRLVQLQDVARIELGAKDYVTNSYLDGSPAVALGIFSRPGTNALAAAETIRSTMEELSKDFPPGLKYDIVYDPTEFISESISDVYKTIFEAVILVALVVLVFLQSWRTAIIPIVAIPVSLIGTFAILSAFGFSLNMLTLFGLVLAIGIVVDDAIVVVENVERNLAAGMSPKEASHITMDEVGTAVIAISLVLIAVFAPTAFIPGISGQFYIQFAVTISAATAISALNSLTLSPALAAIVLRPHNHALSNNPAARFGRMLANGFNTGFDKMANGYSWIVRRLVGSWVGIGASLLVFVGLLGATWFMANTIPRGFVPPMDQGYAIVVVQLPDGASLARTDAVIEKASKIIRGVPGVRNAVAFAGFNGATFTNASNSGVVFAPFQPFADRIKNGQTGDSIIRQIYGSLQSIQEAFIIAVPPPPIRGVGNAGGFKMQLLDRDSSDMRRVLGLAYQMMGEANQTPGLTGVYTTFSANSPQYFLEIDRDKAQALNVPIPNIFETLSTNLGTSYVNDFNAFGRVYQVRAQADQQYRLDRTDILALKVRSATGALVPLGTLIEIKDTNGPSLVQRYNMYVSVPLQGNAAPGVSSGSALDKMEALAAKTLPAGTTFQWTELSLQERQTGNTAILIFGLSVVFVFLALAAQYESWVLPLAIILIVPLAVLAALIGVFLRGMDNNILTQIGLVVLIGLAAKNAILIVEFARQHQAEGSSPVEAAIEASRQRLRPILMTAFAFIFGVVPLMIAQGPGAEMRQSLGTAVFSGMLGVTFFGLFLTPVFYVALRSIGRKKAAVETPTEAPAH
- a CDS encoding efflux RND transporter periplasmic adaptor subunit; this encodes MPLSRNSLSTLTLGFALALTTALPVLAQNAPPPPTVTVAKPVVRDVIDSDEFIGRFEAVDQVSVRSRVDGYLDTVHFKDGALVKKGDPLFTIDQRPYISALAQAQSALEVAKTTETYAEAQFKRTQSLTGSGTLSVSTLDDQRRAFLAGQASVVGAQAAVDAAQLNLNYTQITAPQDGRIDRRLISVGNLVNANNTILTSIVSLDPIDFYFDVDERNLLSYSKTARENGANLQEGGGGLEVTVRLTDSNEQPFKGKLDFAENRLDDATGTMRVRARFDNPKFILQPGLFGRVEVAASNTYKGTLVPDEAVGSDQNERVVYVVNADETVTTKPVRLGPKLYGYRVIRSGLKGDETIVVNGLMRIRPGIKVKPELVELPPEVKGAEAGQ
- the tig gene encoding trigger factor, coding for MQVTETLNEGLKREIKVVVPAKDLEAKLSERLQGASAKARINGFRPGKVPLNHLRKMYGKSFMAEVVNEILSDSSRTILADRNEKSATQPEVAMTEDEKEADKVLNGEADFEFTLNYEVLPAIELKDASKISITREVVDVTDAEVEEQVKRVASSAQTFEPKKGKAETGDRVTMDYLGKIDGEPFDGGADTDATLILGSGQFIPGFEDQLVGTKAGDEKQIKVTFPAEYGAAHLAGKDATFDITVKEIGKPGELEINDETAKKLGIESADRLRQVIREQIESQYGSFTRQKVKRQILDALDGEYQFESPERLINAEFNNIWAQIGQDLQQAGKTFEDEDTTEEAAREEYRKLAERRVRLGLVLSEIGNKAGIEVTEEELQRAVYDQVRQYPGQEQQIYEFFRKTPEAINNLRAPIFEEKVVDHLLSSINVTDKKVTKEELMAEDESDEKSGEAKKPAKKAAPKKAAKKKTEDEA